Below is a window of Halolamina sp. CBA1230 DNA.
TCGTCGGAAATGAGCACGGCTACGTCACGCTGGGCGAGATGCTGGGCGACCGGTTCGGCTCGCCGCTGCTGCGGGGCACCGTCGCCGTGGTCTCGCTGTTCTGGCTGTTCCCGTACGTGATGCTCCAGCAGGTCGGTGCCGGCGGCGCGCTGGAGGCGCTCACGAACGGTGCGGTGCCGTACTGGGCCGGCGCGGGGCTGATCACGGTGTTCATGATCGCCTACGTCGTGCTCTCGGGGATGCGCGGCGTCGCGTGGACGGACACGCTCCAGGGACTGTTCATGCTCACGATGGTCTGGGCCGCGTTCGTCTGGGTGCTCTCCGCCGTCGGCGGGATCGGTCCCGCCACGACCGCGCTGGCGTCGTCGAACCCCGAGTTCCTCTCGCTGGGCGGCGGTGTCTACTCGCCGCAGTGGATGCTCTCACAAGCCATCGGTATCGCGTTCGGCGTCGCGATGTTCCCGCAGGTGAACCAGCGCTTCTTCGTCGCGGACTCCGAGAAAGTGCTGAAGCGCACGATGGCGCTGTGGCCCGTCGTCGTGCTCCTCCTCTTCGTCCCGGCGTTCATGCTCGGCGCGTGGGCCGCAGGGCTGGGCGTCCCGATGCCCGAGAGCGGCAACATCCTCCCCGGCGTGCTCGCGGAGTACACGCCGACGTGGTTCGCGGCGCTGGTGGTCGCGGGCGCGATGGCGGCGATGATGTCCTCCTCGGACTCGATGCTGCTCTCGGGGTCGTCGTACTTCACGCGGGACCTCTACCGGCCGTTCGTGAACGCCGACGCGAGCGAGCGCCGCGAGGACCTGATCGCCCGCCTCGGCGTCGCCGTGTTCGCGACGCTCGCGTTCCTCGCGAGCCTGTTCAATCCGCCGTCGCTGTTCGTGATCGGCGACACCGCGTTCGGCGGATTCGCCCAGCTCGCCCCGCCCGTGATCGTCGCGCTCTACTGGTCGCGAACGACGCTGTGGGGGATGCTCGCGGGGATCCTCGGTAGCCAGCTGTTCTACATGGTCACGACGTTCACGCCGCCGGCCGGCGAGACGACGATCGTCTGGGGCGTCGTCGTCCCGGGTGTGATGGAGACGTTCGCGGGCTGGTCGTCGTCGGTGGTCGGGATGGCCGTCGGCCTCGCGCTGGTCGTCGGCGTCTCCGTCGTCACCGACGCCTCGGTCGCCGAGCGGCCGTCGGTGCTCGCGGGGCCGAGCGAGGCCGACGACTGACGTATAGCGAGCGGAAGCCCACCCGTTTACGGGGAGGTCAGAGCGATAACCTGACCTGACTCGTCGGTAAGTATCGGTCGAACCGACGAGCAGCCGCTGCCACCCGGAACTCGTCCAGCTCCTTCTGGGCGACGTCGCCCCCGCCGGTGGCCACAACTCCTTTTCGGCCGAAACGCGTTAGATGAACCACCGCGACGGTTGGATATCGGAGAGATCCTGCGTCTCGTCTCTGTTCAGTTCGAGGCCACCTCTCCAGCGGTCCGTCGCCGGTTTCGGCCCGAAATCGGACCGAACAGTTAGCAACTGCGATCTCGTTCCATATACAAATCTATGGGTGGAAACAACTACATCGAAGGGGTATCGGTTCCCTCCGTCTCGGGGTTCTTCGAGAAGTACGGGCTCGCGCTCGTGATGGTCGCGAGCTACTTCGGGTCCGGTTCGGTGTTCATCGCCAGCTCCGCGGGCGTTCGGTACGGCTACACGCTGCTGTGGGCCGTCGTCGGCGCGGTACTGCTCGGCTTCCTCGCCCAGGACATGAGTGCGCGGCTGGGCATCCACGGGGAGTCGCTGGCGACGTTCGCCCGCGAGAAACTCGGCTCGACGCTCGCGACAGCCATCATGGTCGTCCTCTCGGTCGGCTGCGTGGCGTGGACCCTCGAGCTGACCGCGGCAGTCGGGAAAGGTATCGTCGTCCTCCTCGGCCTGCAGGGAGTCGGCTGGCAGCCGTTCGCATACCTGACCGGGCTCGCCGCCATCGTCGTCGGCGTGCTCGGCTACGATATGGTCGAGCGCATTATGGTCGCGATGATGTTCGTACTGCTCGCGGCCTACCTCGTCGTCGCGGGCGCAAGCTCCCCCGACTTGGCCGCCGCCGCGACCGGGTTCGTGCCGTCGCTCGGGCCGACCGGGTCGATGGCGCTCGCGGTGAGCATCCTCGGGACGACGGCGCTCTGGCCGAACTTCTTCCTCGAGTCCGAGCTCGTCGACAGGAAGGGCTGGACCACCCGCGCCGACGTCCCCACGATGCGCCGGGATCTCGGCATCGGCTACGCCGTCGGCGGCATCACCACCGTCGCTATCGTCGTCGTTGCGGCCGCAGTCCTCCGGCCGGCCGGCTACGAACAGCTCCAGACGTTCATCACGCCCGGGCGGGCGCTCGCCGAAATCCTCGGCGACTGGGCGATGGTCGTCTTCCTCGCGGGCACGCTCGCTGCCGCGTTCAACAGTATCGTCCCCATCATGTGGGCGCCCGCCTACATGATCTCGAACGCGCTCGGCGGCGCGTTCGCCGGCAACGACCGCGTGTTCAAGGTCATCTACGTCGGCGGCGTCGCGCTCGGGAGCCTCTCCCCGCTCGTCCACAGGTACCTCGGACTGAGCGTCATCGACATGATCCTCCTGTTCCCGGCGTACAACGGCGTCGTCGGGCTGCCCGTGACCGCGATCCTGCTGTTCTGGGCGGTCAACGACGGCGACGTGATGGGTGAGCACACGAACGGCTGGAAGCTGAACGTGCTCAACAGCGCGCTCATCCTGCTCGCGGTCTACTCCGCGTGGAGCGCCGGACAGACGGTCATCGAGGCCATCCTCTCCGGCGGACTCTAACAGATGCTGGCCGACATCCCGACCGCCACGCTCGCCGCCCTCGTCGTGCTCTCGCTTTTCGCCGGCGTCGGCATCACTGCCGTCGGCCCCGGCGGCATCTTCGTCACCATCGCCCTCGTCGCGCTGACCGACCTCGAGCCCGCAGTCGTCGTCGGCACGGCCAGCGCGACGTTCGTCGCGACGGGGCTCGTCGGCGCGGAGAGCTACCGTCGCTCCGGCGAACTCGACTCGCGACGCGGCCGACGGATGGCGGCCGTCCTGAGCGCCACCGGGCTGGCGGGCGCGCTCGTCGGCGTCCGCCTGAACGCCGTGGTCGACGCGGCGACGTTCGAGCGCCTGCTCGGCGTGTTCGTCTCGCTGACGGGCATCCTCGTCCTCTACCGCACGCGCTACGGGTCGGCGGGAGCCGACGGCTACGACCCGACGACGGTCCGCGGCGCACTCGCGATCGCGGGCATCGGCACGTTCGTGGGCGTCTCCGGGGGCCTCCTCGGCGTCGGCGGTCCCGTCCTCGCCGTCCCCCTGCTGGTCGCCGTCGGCGTCCCGATGCTGGTCGCGATCGGCGTCGCGCAGGTCCAGTCGGTGTTCGTCGCCGCGTTCGCGACCGTCGGCTACCTCGCCCGCGGCGCGGTCTCGTGGCCGCTCGTGGTCGCCATCGGCGTCCCCCAGCTCGTCGGCGTCGTCGTCGGTTGGCGGGTCGCACAGCGCGTCGACGAACGCCGGCTCACTGCGGTGCTGGCGGTGTTACTGCTTGCGATCGGGCCGTACATCGTAGTGCGCTAACCGCCACCTATCGCGGGCCGTCGACGCGCCCCCACGCATCAGTCCCGACACCACGCTTCCTTCAGGAACACGAGCACGCCGCCGAACATCGCGAGGTTGCCGAAGAACGCCAGCCGATCGCCGCTGCCGTCCTCCTCGTTCCAGAAGTCGTGCATCGTCGGCGTCACGACCGCGAGGAACGTCGCCGCTGCGGCAGTCGCGAGTCGGGGGAGCCGCCAGAGCACGATCCCCAGCCCCGCGGCGACCATCGATCCCGACGCCATCGGTGCGAGCCGTTCGGGGTACGGCACGCCCGCCGACTCGGCGTACTCGATGCTGTCCTCCATGTCCCGGAAGTCCTCGCTGGCCTGTAGCGCGAGGCCGAGGCCGAGCGCGATCCGTCCGAGCTGTGAGAGCGAACGGTCGTCGTCGGTCATACGTGTCCGTTTCGTCGGCGTGGGCAAAAGCGTGATTGCCGTCTCACGACTGCTGGCGCCGCCGGGGATCGTCGCAGAACGTATAACGACACAATCACGTCCGAACGTTCATTCCGTTTGACGACAAACACGCAAAACGTATGGTCGACGCTACCATCGACGTGATCCATCGCGGCGGACTGGAGTGCGACCTGAACTACCTGATCCAGGGGAACACCCTCGGGAGCCACGACGAACCCAACCCGGACACCGACTACGAGGAGATCCCGGTGTGGAACCTCGTGATCGACCACCCCGAGGCGACGATCCTCTGGGACACGGGCAACCACGAGGACGCGCTCGACGGCCACTGGCCGGAGGGGCTCAAGCAGGCGTTCTACCCCCACGACGCCCGCGAGCACAGCCTCCCGGGCGACCTCGAGGCGGCGGGGTACAGCCTCGACGACATCGACGCCGTGTTCCAGACCCACCTGCATCTGGACCACGCCGGCGGCCTGCACCACTTCGACGGGACGGACGTGCCGGTGTACGTCCACGAGAAGGAGCTCAAGTTCGCGTACTACTCCGAGAAGACCGACAAGGGCAGCGCCGCGTACATTCTGGAGGACTTCGACCACGACCTGAACTGGCAGATCGTCCACCAGGACCGCGAGAGCCACTTCGAGGACGTGGAGTTCGTCCGCCTCCCCGGCCACACGCCCGGGCTCATGGGGACGATGATCCACCTCGACGACCACGGCACGCTCGTGTTCGCGGGCGACGAGATCTACCAGGACGTGAACTACGAGGACGAGGTGCCACTGGGCGCCGGCCTGCTCTGGGGGAGCCAGGAGTGGTTCGAGAGCCTCCAGACGCTGAAGGAGCTCGAACGCTACCACGACGCCGAGATCGTGTACGGCCACGACCCCGACCAGTTCGAGGAGATCCGCTCGGGGTGGTCCTGAGTGAGCTACCAGCGTTCGGTCTCGGCCGACAGTCACGAACTCTCCCCGGAGACGGTCTGGCACGTCGACATGCCGGAGATCCGGTTCGGCCGGGACGCCACCGACGAACTCGCCTTCCAACTCGGTGACCTCGGTGTCGAGGACGAGGCTCGCGGCGTCGTGATCACCGACGAGGGGGTCGCCGACGCCGGGCACGCCGACCGCGTCGTCGGCCACCTCGAGTCGGCCGGCTTCGACGTCGACCTGTACGACGACGGCGAGCGCGAGCCCTCGATCGGGGCGATCGAGGACTGCCTCGAGTTCGTCCGCGACCACACCGAGGACGGGTACGACTTCTACGTCGGTCTCGGGGGTGGGAGCTGTATGGACACCGCGAAGGCGACGCGGGCGATCATCGCCAACGGCGGCAGCCCACTGGACTACATCGCCGAACCCACCGGCGAGGGCCAACCCCTCACGGATTCGGGACCGCCGCTCGTGCTGTTGCCGACGACGGCCGGCACCGGCGCCGAGATCTCGCCGGTCGCGATCCTCTCGGTGCCCGAGAAGGAGATCAAGGAGGCGATCTCCAGCAACCACGTCCGGGCCGACGCCGCCGTGCTCGACCCGACGCTGACGACGACGCTCCCCCCGGAGCTCACCGCGCGGACGGCGATGGACGCGCTCGGCCACGCGATCGAGGGGTACACCACCCACGAGTACGACTCGCTGCTGCGCCCCGAGGACCCGGCCGACCGCCCCGTCTACGCCGGCCGCACGCCGCTGACCGAGATGTTCTCCGAGAAGGCGATCCGCCTGCTCTCGGGGAGCGTCCGGACCGCCGTCCACAACGGCGACGACCTCGACGCCCGCGAGGACATGCTGCTGGGCGCGCTGTTCGGCGCCATCTCCGGGCTCACCGCCGGCGCGAGCCTCTGTCACGCGATGGCGTACCCGGTCGGCAACAAGTACCACACGTACCACGGCGAGACGATCGCCGTCCTCACCCCCGCGAGCACGATCGACTACAACTCGGCGAGCGACCCCAGTCGATTCGCGGAGGTCGCGGAGATGTTCGGTGTCGACACCGCGGGGATGACCGACCGCGCCGCCGCCGACGCGCTCAAGGAGGAGTACATCCAGCTCCAGCAGGACCTGAACGTCCTGCCGAGCGGCCTCAACGAGCTCGCAGGCATCACCGAGGACGACGTGGACTGGCTGGCCCAGCAGACCGTCGACACGCAGGCCCGCCTGCTGCGGTGTAACCCTCGCCCGGTGACGAAGGAGGACGTGGCTGACGTGTTCCGTGACGCGCTGCACAACTGGGAAAACTGAACAGCTCCAACCCACACCTATGGACGCGACCAACCCCGCGACGGGCGAACGCATCGCAACTTACGAGCCGGACTCCGCGACGGAGGTCGAGGCGGCGCTTTCCCGCGCCGACGCGGCGTTCGACGACTGGCGCGACCGACCGATCCGGGAGCGCGAGGAACTGCTCGCCGACGCCGCCGAGGTGCTCCGGGAGAACAAGCGCGGCTACGCGGAGCTGATGACCGAGGAGATGGGCAAACCGATCTCGCAGGCGGTCTCGGAGGTCGAGAAATGTGCGTGGGTCTGTGATCACTACGCCGAGCACGCCAGCGCCTACCTCCAGCCCGACGGCCACCCCGGCCCGCCGGGCGCCGACGTCGAGACGGTGTACGAGCCGCTGGGGCCGGTGCTGGCGGTGATGCCGTGGAACTTCCCGTTTTGGCAGGTGTTCCGCTTCGCCGCGCCGTACCTGACGGCGGGCAACGTCGGCCTGCTGAAACACGCCTCGAACGTCCCGGGCTGTGCGGAGGCGATCGAGGACGTGTTCCGCGAGGCGGGCTACCCCGAGGGCGCCTTCCAGACGCTGCTGATCGGCTCCGACGACGTCGACGACGTGCTCGCGGACGACCGCGTGCGCGCGGCGACACTCACGGGGAGCGGCCCGGCCGGGCGCGCGGTCGCCTCGACGGCCGGCGAGAACCTCAAGAAGACCGTGCTCGAACTCGGCGGCAGCGACCCGTTCGTCGTGCTCGAGGACGCCGACATCGACGACGCGGCCGAGACCGGCGCGTGGGCGCGCAACCTCAACAGCGGCCAGTCCTGCATCGCCGCCAAGCGGTTCGTCGTCCACACGGACGTGTACGACGAGTTCCTCGATCGGTTCGTCGACGAGGTCGAGGCGCTGACGGTCGGCGACCCGACCGACGAGGCCACCGAGGTCGGCCCGCAGGCCAGCCAGGACCTGCTGGACGATCTCCACGAGCAGGTCCAGCAGTCGATCGACGCCGGCGCGACCGTGCTGACCGGCGAGGGGCCGATGGACCGCGAGGGGGCGTTCTACGAGCCGACGGTGCTCGCGGACGTGCCCGAGGGCTCCCCCGCCGACAGCGAGGAGCTGTTCGGCCCGGTCGCGGCGGTGTTCGAGGTCGACGACGAACAGGCGGCGATCGAGAAGGCCAACGACACCGAGTTCGGCCTCGGCGCGAGCGTCTGGACCGAAGACCGCGAGCGCGGCCGCCGGGTCGCCCGGGAGATCGACGCCGGCTGTACGTACGTGAACCAGTTGGTGAAGTCCGACCCCCGCGTCCCCTTCGGCGGCGTCGGCGTCTCGGGCTACGGCCGCGAACTCTCCGAGCCCGGGATCAAGGAGTTCGTCAACCGAAAGACGCTCTGGGTGGAGTGATCCGGCGACGGCGGCGCTGATCCGCCGACTCGCCGGTCACGCGAGTTCGAACGTGATCCGCTCCTCCTCGCTGCCTTTCGTCTCCCGGCCCGTCACGCTCACCTCGCCGATCTCCTCGGTGTTCGAGACGTGCGTGCCCGCACAGGCGGTGCGGTCGAACGGCTCCGAGCCGTCGTCGCTCGCCGGATCGCCGCCCTCCGCGGCTCCCCGTGCCGCGGAGCGCCCACCGATCTCGACGATTCGAATCTCGGTGATCGAGTCGGGCAGCAGCGAGAGCCGCGTCCGTTCGGGATCGAGCTCCTCCTCGGCGGTCTCGCGGTCCAGCACGTACCACTCGACGGGCCGCGCGTCGTCGACGAGCTCGTTCAGCCGCTCCTCGACGTGGGCGAGTTCGTCGTCGTGGAAGCGCTCGTAGGCGCAGTCGAGGGTGGCCTTGTGGGCGCGCACCTGGTTCCCGGTGGTTTCGGCGTCGTACTCCGCGAGCAGTAGCGCCGACAGCAGGTGCTGGGCGGTGTGGTAGCGCATGTGGCTGTACCGCCGCTCCCAGTCGAGGTCGCCCGTGACGGTCGCGCCGGCCTCGGGGAGTTCGTCGCCGTCGACCCCTTCTCCCGGTTCCAGATAGTGGTGGATCCCGTCGTGTTTCTGCACGTCGACGACCTGCCACTCCCGGCCGTCGTCGGTGCTGATGGTGCCGTGATCGGCGGGCTGGCCGCCGCCCTCGGGGTAGAAGTGGGTCCGGTCGAGTACGACGCGGTCGTCGCCCACAGTCCGTTCGACGGTCGCCTCGAACGAGTCGACGGTGGCGTCCTCCAGGTAGAGCTGCTCGGTCATGTGGCCGGGAAGCATCTCGGCGCACCTAACGGTTCGGACACTGGCGCGGCTGACGAACGCGAGGGGACGAGCGGGCGTCGCGAGACGGCGTGTTTGCCCGTCCCGCAACGACTAAGAGCGAAACGGTCGTCCTTTCCGATAATGAAACACGAACGCTGTACGACCGAACCCGGGGGACCACCATGGGCGTCGAGATAAGGGACGCACCAGTCTCCGCCGAGGAGTTCGCCGAGATGGAGGAGTTCGTCCACGACTACCTCGCCGCCAGCGTCGAGAGCGAGGACGACGGCGGCCGGATGCGCTGGTACCCGTGGCACTCGGCGGACTACCGCTTCAACCACATCCGGAACGTCGTCGAGATCGCGACCCGCATCGCGGAGGCGGAGGGGGCGAACGTCCACGTCGTCCGCGTCGCCGCCGTGTTCCACGACGTCTCCAAACTGGAGGCCGAGCAGGACCGCCACGCCGACGCCGGCGCCCGCGTCGCTCGCGAGTACCTCCAGAGCCGGGGGGAGTTCCCCGACTCCTTCGTCGACGAGGTCTGCAACGTCGTCGCGGACCACTCCTACCAGGGGCCGCTCTCGGACGTTTCCCTCGAGACCCAGTGTCTGATCGAGGGCGACGTGCTGGACAAGGTCGGCGCCAACGGGACCGTCCTGATGCTGCTCCGGATGGGGTACGAGGCCCGGACCCACATGGACGCCGCGGAGATGGTCGACCGCGTGCTCGAGCGCGGGCAGGAACACTGCGACCGCGTCGAGAGCGACACCGCCGAGTCGATCGGCCACCAGCGGCTCAAACGCGTGAAGTGGTTCCGCGAGTGGCTGGAGGAGGAGGTCGCCGGCATCGACGAGGAGAGCCGGGAGACGGAGTTCTAGAGCGTATCCAGCAC
It encodes the following:
- a CDS encoding sodium:solute symporter, whose amino-acid sequence is MILQSAVAIQIGIVVAYLLLALGVGLVAYRLTDRTAEDYYLASRTLGTVVLLFTTFATLLSAFTFFAGPNIAYANGPEWILVMGLMDGIIFGVLWYVVGYKQWLVGNEHGYVTLGEMLGDRFGSPLLRGTVAVVSLFWLFPYVMLQQVGAGGALEALTNGAVPYWAGAGLITVFMIAYVVLSGMRGVAWTDTLQGLFMLTMVWAAFVWVLSAVGGIGPATTALASSNPEFLSLGGGVYSPQWMLSQAIGIAFGVAMFPQVNQRFFVADSEKVLKRTMALWPVVVLLLFVPAFMLGAWAAGLGVPMPESGNILPGVLAEYTPTWFAALVVAGAMAAMMSSSDSMLLSGSSYFTRDLYRPFVNADASERREDLIARLGVAVFATLAFLASLFNPPSLFVIGDTAFGGFAQLAPPVIVALYWSRTTLWGMLAGILGSQLFYMVTTFTPPAGETTIVWGVVVPGVMETFAGWSSSVVGMAVGLALVVGVSVVTDASVAERPSVLAGPSEADD
- a CDS encoding NRAMP family divalent metal transporter — translated: MGGNNYIEGVSVPSVSGFFEKYGLALVMVASYFGSGSVFIASSAGVRYGYTLLWAVVGAVLLGFLAQDMSARLGIHGESLATFAREKLGSTLATAIMVVLSVGCVAWTLELTAAVGKGIVVLLGLQGVGWQPFAYLTGLAAIVVGVLGYDMVERIMVAMMFVLLAAYLVVAGASSPDLAAAATGFVPSLGPTGSMALAVSILGTTALWPNFFLESELVDRKGWTTRADVPTMRRDLGIGYAVGGITTVAIVVVAAAVLRPAGYEQLQTFITPGRALAEILGDWAMVVFLAGTLAAAFNSIVPIMWAPAYMISNALGGAFAGNDRVFKVIYVGGVALGSLSPLVHRYLGLSVIDMILLFPAYNGVVGLPVTAILLFWAVNDGDVMGEHTNGWKLNVLNSALILLAVYSAWSAGQTVIEAILSGGL
- a CDS encoding sulfite exporter TauE/SafE family protein; the protein is MLADIPTATLAALVVLSLFAGVGITAVGPGGIFVTIALVALTDLEPAVVVGTASATFVATGLVGAESYRRSGELDSRRGRRMAAVLSATGLAGALVGVRLNAVVDAATFERLLGVFVSLTGILVLYRTRYGSAGADGYDPTTVRGALAIAGIGTFVGVSGGLLGVGGPVLAVPLLVAVGVPMLVAIGVAQVQSVFVAAFATVGYLARGAVSWPLVVAIGVPQLVGVVVGWRVAQRVDERRLTAVLAVLLLAIGPYIVVR
- a CDS encoding DoxX family protein produces the protein MTDDDRSLSQLGRIALGLGLALQASEDFRDMEDSIEYAESAGVPYPERLAPMASGSMVAAGLGIVLWRLPRLATAAAATFLAVVTPTMHDFWNEEDGSGDRLAFFGNLAMFGGVLVFLKEAWCRD
- a CDS encoding N-acyl homoserine lactonase family protein, whose protein sequence is MVDATIDVIHRGGLECDLNYLIQGNTLGSHDEPNPDTDYEEIPVWNLVIDHPEATILWDTGNHEDALDGHWPEGLKQAFYPHDAREHSLPGDLEAAGYSLDDIDAVFQTHLHLDHAGGLHHFDGTDVPVYVHEKELKFAYYSEKTDKGSAAYILEDFDHDLNWQIVHQDRESHFEDVEFVRLPGHTPGLMGTMIHLDDHGTLVFAGDEIYQDVNYEDEVPLGAGLLWGSQEWFESLQTLKELERYHDAEIVYGHDPDQFEEIRSGWS
- a CDS encoding hydroxyacid-oxoacid transhydrogenase; the protein is MSYQRSVSADSHELSPETVWHVDMPEIRFGRDATDELAFQLGDLGVEDEARGVVITDEGVADAGHADRVVGHLESAGFDVDLYDDGEREPSIGAIEDCLEFVRDHTEDGYDFYVGLGGGSCMDTAKATRAIIANGGSPLDYIAEPTGEGQPLTDSGPPLVLLPTTAGTGAEISPVAILSVPEKEIKEAISSNHVRADAAVLDPTLTTTLPPELTARTAMDALGHAIEGYTTHEYDSLLRPEDPADRPVYAGRTPLTEMFSEKAIRLLSGSVRTAVHNGDDLDAREDMLLGALFGAISGLTAGASLCHAMAYPVGNKYHTYHGETIAVLTPASTIDYNSASDPSRFAEVAEMFGVDTAGMTDRAAADALKEEYIQLQQDLNVLPSGLNELAGITEDDVDWLAQQTVDTQARLLRCNPRPVTKEDVADVFRDALHNWEN
- a CDS encoding NAD-dependent succinate-semialdehyde dehydrogenase, which gives rise to MDATNPATGERIATYEPDSATEVEAALSRADAAFDDWRDRPIREREELLADAAEVLRENKRGYAELMTEEMGKPISQAVSEVEKCAWVCDHYAEHASAYLQPDGHPGPPGADVETVYEPLGPVLAVMPWNFPFWQVFRFAAPYLTAGNVGLLKHASNVPGCAEAIEDVFREAGYPEGAFQTLLIGSDDVDDVLADDRVRAATLTGSGPAGRAVASTAGENLKKTVLELGGSDPFVVLEDADIDDAAETGAWARNLNSGQSCIAAKRFVVHTDVYDEFLDRFVDEVEALTVGDPTDEATEVGPQASQDLLDDLHEQVQQSIDAGATVLTGEGPMDREGAFYEPTVLADVPEGSPADSEELFGPVAAVFEVDDEQAAIEKANDTEFGLGASVWTEDRERGRRVAREIDAGCTYVNQLVKSDPRVPFGGVGVSGYGRELSEPGIKEFVNRKTLWVE
- a CDS encoding alanyl-tRNA editing protein, with the translated sequence MTEQLYLEDATVDSFEATVERTVGDDRVVLDRTHFYPEGGGQPADHGTISTDDGREWQVVDVQKHDGIHHYLEPGEGVDGDELPEAGATVTGDLDWERRYSHMRYHTAQHLLSALLLAEYDAETTGNQVRAHKATLDCAYERFHDDELAHVEERLNELVDDARPVEWYVLDRETAEEELDPERTRLSLLPDSITEIRIVEIGGRSAARGAAEGGDPASDDGSEPFDRTACAGTHVSNTEEIGEVSVTGRETKGSEEERITFELA
- a CDS encoding HD domain-containing protein: MGVEIRDAPVSAEEFAEMEEFVHDYLAASVESEDDGGRMRWYPWHSADYRFNHIRNVVEIATRIAEAEGANVHVVRVAAVFHDVSKLEAEQDRHADAGARVAREYLQSRGEFPDSFVDEVCNVVADHSYQGPLSDVSLETQCLIEGDVLDKVGANGTVLMLLRMGYEARTHMDAAEMVDRVLERGQEHCDRVESDTAESIGHQRLKRVKWFREWLEEEVAGIDEESRETEF